In Papio anubis isolate 15944 chromosome 20, Panubis1.0, whole genome shotgun sequence, a single window of DNA contains:
- the LYPD3 gene encoding ly6/PLAUR domain-containing protein 3 isoform X1, producing MPTVGIVGVKEKGPVIPVLPDLWKAFPYSCPGKVCAIGLSHPGTEGHGKDYFSLGGGRFSKEGSGLLGSAPPGAQALECYSCVQKADDGCSPHKMKTVKCAPGVDVCTEAVGAVETIHGQFSMAVRGCGSGLPGKNDRGLDLHGLLAFIQLQQCAQDRCNAKLNLTSRALDPAGNESAYPPNGVECYSCVGLSREACQGTSPPVVSCYNASDHVYNGCFDGNVTLTAANVTVSLPVRGCVQDEFCTRDGVTGPGFTLSGSCCQGSRCNSDLRNKTYFSPRIPPLVRLPLPEPTTVASTTSVTTSTSAPVRPTSTTKPMPAPTSQTSRQGAEHEASQDEEPRLTGGAAGHQDRSNSGQYPAKGGPQQPHNRGGVAPTAGLAALLLAVAAGVLL from the exons ATGCCCACGGTTGGCATAGTGGGTGTGAAGGAAAAGGGTCCAGTGATTCCCGTGCTTCCAGATTTGTGGAAAGCTTTTCCCTACTCCTGCCCTGGAAAAGTGTGTGCAATAGGACTGTCTCATCCCGGGACAGAGGGCCATGGGAAGGACTATTTCTCTCTTGGGGGAGGGCGATTTAGCAAGGAGGGCTCAGGTCTACTCGGCTCCGCTCCCCCAGGAGCGCAGGCCCTGGAGTGCTACAGCTGCGTGCAAAAAGCTGATGACGGATGCTCCCCACACAAGATGAAGACGGTGAAGTGCGCGCCGGGCGTGGACGTCTGCACCGAGGCAGTCGGGGCGGTGGAGACCA TCCACGGACAATTCTCGATGGCAGTGCGGGGTTGCGGTTCGGGACTCCCCGGCAAGAATGACCGCGGCCTGGATCTTCACGGGCTTCTGGCGTTCATCCAGCTGCAGCAATGCGCTCAGGACCGCTGCAACGCCAAGCTCAACCTCACCTCGCGGGCGCTCGACCCGGCAG GTAATGAGAGTGCATACCCGCCCAACGGCGTGGAGTGCTACAGCTGTGTGGGCCTGAGCCGCGAGGCGTGCCAGGGTACATCGCCGCCGGTCGTCAGCTGCTACAACGCCAGCGATCATGTCTACAATGGCTGCTTCGACGGCAACGTCACCTTGACGGCAG CTAATGTGACTGTGTCCTTGCCCGTCCGGGGCTGTGTCCAGGATGAATTCTGCACTCGGGATGGAGTAACAGGCCCAGGGTTCACGCTCAGTGGCTCCTGTTGCCAGGGGTCCCGCTGTAACTCTGACCTCCGCAACAAGACCTACTTCTCCCCTCGAATCCCACCCCTTGTCCGGCTGCCCCTTCCAGAGCCCACGACTGTGGCCTCAACCACGTCTGTCACCACCTCTACCTCGGCCCCAGTGAGACCCACATCCACCACCAAACCCATGCCAGCCCCAACCAGTCAGACTTCGAGACAGGGAGCAGAACACGAGGCCTCCCAGGATGAGGAGCCCAGGTTGACTGGAGGCGCCGCTGGCCACCAGGACCGCAGCAATTCGGGGCAGTATCCTGCAAAAGGGGGGCCCCAGCAGCCCCATAATAGAGGCGGTGTGGCTCCCACGGCTGGATTGGCAGCCCTTCTGTTGGCCGTGGCTGCTGGTGTCCTGCTGTGA
- the LYPD3 gene encoding ly6/PLAUR domain-containing protein 3 isoform X2, with protein MDPARKAGAQAVIWNAGWLLLLLLLCRGAQALECYSCVQKADDGCSPHKMKTVKCAPGVDVCTEAVGAVETIHGQFSMAVRGCGSGLPGKNDRGLDLHGLLAFIQLQQCAQDRCNAKLNLTSRALDPAGNESAYPPNGVECYSCVGLSREACQGTSPPVVSCYNASDHVYNGCFDGNVTLTAANVTVSLPVRGCVQDEFCTRDGVTGPGFTLSGSCCQGSRCNSDLRNKTYFSPRIPPLVRLPLPEPTTVASTTSVTTSTSAPVRPTSTTKPMPAPTSQTSRQGAEHEASQDEEPRLTGGAAGHQDRSNSGQYPAKGGPQQPHNRGGVAPTAGLAALLLAVAAGVLL; from the exons ATGGACCCCGCCAGGAAAGCAGGTGCCCAGGCCGTGATCTGGAACGCaggctggctgctgctgctgctgctgctttgcaGAG GAGCGCAGGCCCTGGAGTGCTACAGCTGCGTGCAAAAAGCTGATGACGGATGCTCCCCACACAAGATGAAGACGGTGAAGTGCGCGCCGGGCGTGGACGTCTGCACCGAGGCAGTCGGGGCGGTGGAGACCA TCCACGGACAATTCTCGATGGCAGTGCGGGGTTGCGGTTCGGGACTCCCCGGCAAGAATGACCGCGGCCTGGATCTTCACGGGCTTCTGGCGTTCATCCAGCTGCAGCAATGCGCTCAGGACCGCTGCAACGCCAAGCTCAACCTCACCTCGCGGGCGCTCGACCCGGCAG GTAATGAGAGTGCATACCCGCCCAACGGCGTGGAGTGCTACAGCTGTGTGGGCCTGAGCCGCGAGGCGTGCCAGGGTACATCGCCGCCGGTCGTCAGCTGCTACAACGCCAGCGATCATGTCTACAATGGCTGCTTCGACGGCAACGTCACCTTGACGGCAG CTAATGTGACTGTGTCCTTGCCCGTCCGGGGCTGTGTCCAGGATGAATTCTGCACTCGGGATGGAGTAACAGGCCCAGGGTTCACGCTCAGTGGCTCCTGTTGCCAGGGGTCCCGCTGTAACTCTGACCTCCGCAACAAGACCTACTTCTCCCCTCGAATCCCACCCCTTGTCCGGCTGCCCCTTCCAGAGCCCACGACTGTGGCCTCAACCACGTCTGTCACCACCTCTACCTCGGCCCCAGTGAGACCCACATCCACCACCAAACCCATGCCAGCCCCAACCAGTCAGACTTCGAGACAGGGAGCAGAACACGAGGCCTCCCAGGATGAGGAGCCCAGGTTGACTGGAGGCGCCGCTGGCCACCAGGACCGCAGCAATTCGGGGCAGTATCCTGCAAAAGGGGGGCCCCAGCAGCCCCATAATAGAGGCGGTGTGGCTCCCACGGCTGGATTGGCAGCCCTTCTGTTGGCCGTGGCTGCTGGTGTCCTGCTGTGA